The segment CTGCGGGACCGGTCGGGGCGGGAGGGCGGTGGTGCCGCCAGGGCGTGATCGTCCATGTTCCGGTGATCAACCGCCATGGCCGCCGCCGTGGACCCGGGACCACGATGGCGGCAGCGGAGCGCGAGGCCGGGGGACGCGTCGTCCTGTTCACCGACACCTGGCTCTCGCCCGTCAGCACCCACGCCGAGGTCGTCTTCTCCAGCCAGGTCGGCGCCCCCTCGCCGTACGACGGCCTGGTGCCGACGCTGGCCGTCGTCGAGAGCCTCGTCGCCGGACTGATAGCGGAACTCGGCGACCGCGCCCACCAGCACATGCGCCACAACGAGGAGACCGCCACCCGGGCGGGCCTCACCTGAGGTTCCCGCCGGGCGCACGACGCAACGCTGCGCGGACGCTGCGGTTTCGCGGGACGGGGGCGGGGAGCCGACGCTGGGGCGGAGGCGTCCGCCTCCCTGCCGCAGAAGGGGGTCGTCATGGACTCCGGTGACGGGCTTCCCGCGGACCGCCACCCCGCCCGCGCCACGAGCGCGGGCCCGGCCCGGTGAGCGGGCCCCGGCCGCACTGGCTCTTCGGGGACCAGCTCGGGCCGCACTTCCTCGCCCCGTCGGAGGACGGGCCGGATTCCGGCGCGCCCGTGGTGATCGTCGAGGCGCGCTCGGTGTTCCGCCGCCGGCGCTTCCACCGGGCGAAGGCCCACCTGGTCCTGTCCGCGATGCGGCACCGGGCCGCCGAACTCGGTGACCGGGCCCGCTACGTGCGGGCGGAGACCTACCGGGAGGGGCTGCGGCAGGCGGTGGGGGAGCGCGCCGTCACGGTCCGCCATCCGACCTCCAGGGCGGCGCTCGGCCTGGTCACGACGCTGCCGCGGGTGGAGGTGCTGCCGCCGCGCGGCTTCCTGGTCCCGTTCGGGGACTTCCGCCGCTGGGCGGACGGCCTCGGGGAGCGGCGGCTGCTGATGGAGGACTTCTACCGGCGGGTCCGCCGGGCCGAGCACCTGCTCCTGGAGCCCGACGGGGAGCCCGTCGGCGGCCGGTGGAACCTCGACGCGGACAACCGGTAGCCGCCGCCGCGCGGGCAGCCCGTCCTGCCCGTGCCGCCGCCCCGGTGGCCGGAGGAGGACGAGATCGACGAGCAGGTACGGGCCGACCTCGACCGGTGGGAGCGGTCGGGCGAGGTGCGCTTCGTCGGGCGGGACGGCCCCCGCCGCTTCGCCGCCACCCGCGCCGAGGCCCTGCGCGCGCTGGAGCACTTCGCGACCGCCCGCCTGCCCCACTTCGGACGCTGGGAGGACGCCGTCCTGGCGGCGGACCCGTGGATGGCGCACAGCCTGCTCTCCGTCCCGCTGAACCTCGGCCTGCTCGACCCGGGGGAGTGCGTGAGCCGTGCCGAGGACGCGTACCGCTCCGGGAGCGCGCCGCTCAACAGCGTCGAGGGGTTCGTCCGGCAGGTGGCCGGCTGGCGCGAGTACGTCTGGCAGCTGTACTGGTACCTCGGCGAGGAGCACCGGCACCGCAACGCACTCGGCCACCACGCGCCCCTGCCCGACTGGTTCGCCGAACTGGACGCGGACGCGGTGCGGGCCCGATGCCTCTCGCACGTGCTCGCCCGGGTCCGGGACACCGGGTGGGTCCACCACGTCCCGCGGCTGATGGTGCTCGGGAACTGGGCCCTGCAGCACGGCCACGACCCGGCCGCGGTCACCGACTGGTTCCACCGCTGCTTCGTGGACGGCTACGACTGGGTGATGGTCCCCAACGTGGTCGGCATGTCGCAGTACGCCGACGGCGGCACCACGACCACCAAGCCCTACACCTGCGGCGGTGATGAGAATCCTCGAATTTCCCCGGCCTCGCTCTCAGCTCCTCAGATAGTCGCCTGTTGAAGCAAATGAGGACTTGAGTGAGCGAGGGTGCGGGTGTTGGGCTCGGATCACGGCGGGGCGACCGCCTTGACCTGATTGCGGGCGGCGGGGCCGACGTCACTATGCTGCGGCTTCCCGGAATGATCACTGTTCCCTCACCGAAGAGGACCCTTATGCCCGCCACCGCAGCCCCGGCCGTCGCAAACGAGCGGCTGGACCCGCAGGAGATGGTCGTCCTGCACCGGGTCTTCCGCCGTGAGATACCGCTCCTGGCCGACCTGATCGAGGCCGCCGCCCCCGGCGACCGGCGGCGTACGGCCGTTCTTGCCGACCACCTCGACCTGGTCCTCGGCGCCCTGGGTGAACACCACGAAGGCGAGGACGACCTGCTGTGGCCCAAGCTGCGCGAGCGTGCCGCTCCCGGCGACGACGTGGTCGCGCGGATGACCGACCAGCACGAGGCCATTGCCGGTGCGCTCGCCACCGTCACCGAACTGTCGCACCGCTGGCGCACCGGGGCCGACGGTGACACCGCCCCGCGTCTCGCCGAAGCCCTGCGCACGCTCGACCGGCACGCCGCCGACCACATGGACGACGAGGAGGAGCACCTCCTGCCCCTGATGGCCGATCACATCACGCGCCGTGAATGGACCGAGGTCGGTGAACGCGGACGCCGCAGCGTCCCCAAAGCCAAGCTGCTGATCTTCCTGGGCGCGATCCTGGAGGACGCGACCGCGCGGGAACGCCGGCTGTTCCTGTCGCAGATGCCCGCTCCGGCCCGCGTGCTGTGGCGCACGCTCGGCACCCGTCTGTACGACCGCACCGTTGCCCGCGTTCGGCGGAGCGAGGCTGGGGTCCCACAGGTGTAGCGCCGATCCCACGGGTGGGAGGGCGGGGTTCAAGGCCCTCCCCGCCAGCAAGGCGGGGAATCGTGCGAGCAGCTCTGAGGAACACCCGAGCGTGGGGTGGGGAAATCCAGGGAGCCTCATCAGCGGCGCTTACCTGAACGGGATGAGCGACCTGTGCCGCCCCTGCGCCTACCGGCCCGGCGACCGGACCGGGGAGCGGGCGTGCCCGTTCACCGCCGGCTACTGGGCCTTCGTCCACCGCCACCGCGCCCTGCTGGCCGCCAACCACCGCACCGCCCGCGCAGTCGGGGGACCCGACCGGCTCGACGACCTGCCCGAGGTGCTGGCGGCCGAGGCCGCCCGGGGGAACGCCGCGCCCTGAGTACGGACCGCCGGCGCAGGCCAGGGGTGTAATGGCGCGAACGGTGCGGAAATCGATGCAGCAACACTGCAAGTGGCAGCCC is part of the Kitasatospora cineracea genome and harbors:
- a CDS encoding hemerythrin domain-containing protein, encoding MPATAAPAVANERLDPQEMVVLHRVFRREIPLLADLIEAAAPGDRRRTAVLADHLDLVLGALGEHHEGEDDLLWPKLRERAAPGDDVVARMTDQHEAIAGALATVTELSHRWRTGADGDTAPRLAEALRTLDRHAADHMDDEEEHLLPLMADHITRREWTEVGERGRRSVPKAKLLIFLGAILEDATARERRLFLSQMPAPARVLWRTLGTRLYDRTVARVRRSEAGVPQV